The window GTCAATAGTGTGacaacccaaccacagcagGAGAACTATAGCGAATATGATCAAAGCTGTTGTGTCTAGAATATTATGAGCTCGAATCTCACCACAGCAGTTCTCATTGTTTGCACCCAGGGGGTTGATGTCTTTTCGCCAACTTTTGCTAACCAAGGCCTGCGAAAACCTCAAGTTTCAgtcacaaacaaaacaatcaAATCAAGTCAACTAAGAATAGGTATTCCCATTCAGCTAAAAACCAGAAGCCATCGTCAAGAGCAACCATCATCTTTCAAGGTCAACAGCCGCCTCAACCTGATAACTTCCATTCGCTATCCCTCCACCATCATGCCAACTCCTCAAAAAAAGAGCAGCTAAAAAAGGTGAGCAGTCAGTGTTACCCAACAAGCCCAAAAAAGAAGATTAAGTTTCATAAGCCATTACTTgatcccccctccacccaaaaaaaaacaaagacaTTAATCCTCAGTACTAATCCCTCGCACGTTTTCGCACACTTCCTCAAATTTTTGGTCATTAGAATCTTCCCAGGAAGTCCATCTGAGGGtttcccgtcatcatcaaaactGCGCCGGAATGATGCTGTTCAAACCAGGGAGGACACTTCCGACAGTGCCGAGGATGCTCTGGAGCAGACCGCTGATGGggctgttgaagatgagaCCGCCGACGGTCCCGCCGATCCCGGTCCCGCCAATCACCTCGTTGAGgagaccgccgccaccaatgAACCCGCCgagaccgccaccgccgaccGGGCCACTAGACAGAAGActggtgaggaggtcagTGACCAGCTTCAGGATGCCAGAGACGATTCCAATGGGGCCGCCGGGCCCACCACCGAGGACTCCGGTGGTGGCTTGACCGACGAGGGGGAGACCATTCAAACCGGAAACACCGGGGAGGACGAGACGGGAAACACCGACCTTGAGATCCGCGTCGAGCTGCTCGAGGGGGGCGCGGacggcctcggccttctcctcgggtGTCTTGTCGGCAGCCTCAGCCATGGCGTGCTCTGGAGGAATCGGGAGGTTAGTCCTGTTGCAGACAGTacaaagagaaagaagggaGCTGCTTACTGATCTTCTCGAGGTTGTCCTGGAAGTCGGTCAACAGCTGGGTGAGAGCCTCCCGGTTGATCTGGCTGTTGAGGGCAGCGTAGTAGTTGGCCACGCTCTGGGCATAGGCGGCGCTGCGCTTCTggatggcagcggcggcgtCCTGGGGAGTAGCCTCGACAGTGGGGAAAGAAGCCCCAGCGGGAGCGGGGgtggaagagagagggagggtgagggggagagcggcaccgccgccaccaccaccgacgagaCCGCCGACGATGGGGAGACCGCCGACGATGGGGAGACCGCCGAGGAGaccgccggcaccaccaccgccgccgccgaggccgccgAGAAGACCGCCAACAAGGGGAAGAccctggaggaggggtccGAGAATGGGGAGACCACCGAGGAGAGGACCAAGGATGGGAAgaccagcaccgccgccaccgccggtAAGACCACCGAGAAGGCCGCTAAGGAGGGGTCCGAGGATCGGGATGCCGTCAATGAGCTGGGCCTCGAGGGCGGCCTGGATCTGAGCCAActgctgagcctgctgcATCTTCTGGGCCTGCTGGGCCTGCTCCTCTGGAACAGGGACAGCGATGGCAGTGccagcgaggacgaggagagggagagtggCCTTCATGATGAAAGATGAAGTTGCTTCTGTGTGGTCGCGGTCTGAAAGAGGCGGCCTGGAGTTGGAAGTGAGTGGTGTGTTGGTGTGTGAAGGGCCGGATGGTGAGGAAAAAAGAGGTTTCGAGATCGTTCAGGTCCTGCCGTACTTATACAAAAATCGAGAGTGGTTCTCGGTCCGCAgaaaccacctccatcattGCAAAATCTGCTGTGATCGGTCCAACTCTCGGCGCGGTCTAGAGTGAGATGGTATGctcgttgttgaagatgtgcTGCAGGAACGCGGGAATCAGGGGCTGTCTCAAAACTTCCTTGGTCAAAAAGGGGGCCCTGGAATGCTGACCGGATCGTGACCCCAGAGTCAACAAAGCGGGGTCACATACCGTGCCCAACCTTCTTCGCGGCACTCTCCGCGGATATCTGAAGAAAATATCATCAACTGTTGAAACCTAGAGCCGTTCAAGGGTTCGGTTTGGGTGAGATGGCGGGCGGGAACAGTTCCAGGTGACCAGGTTGGAAGAATGCGGGTATTGCGGGATTCGTCCCGTTCCGAGATGATCAGTCGGGTCAAAGATGGCAAGATCAACTCTGGACCGccgtggaagaggaaggtgtgCCTGGTCTGTCGTGCTGTATTTGGTCTTGCACCTGTCTCTGTGAGGAATTAGATtttcctccaacaaccaactcatcctctccctcacctcaaGATCACCGCCCACCGGTCTTCAACATACCTCGATCAACGAGCCATGACAGTCGAGCCAGAAGCTCCGTCAACGACAGACGCAATAGACTCGAGGCGATGGAGGAACATGCCCGGATCGTACCCATCCCCGACTCAATCGCGGCCAGACTCTCCCATGCCAACGTCCAACACCCCGGCCAGCGATGGCCCCTAGAGAGGTACTCCCGATGCCACAACCGACAGCAGACAATCCATCACCTTCTCGCCCCTCTCCCGAAATCCCAGCAGTTCGCCGGCCTCGATTGCCTACTTCCCACGAGCTCGCAGTGCTGCCTCGTCCCATGCCCAATTCGGGGAGCCTTCAATAGCATCCAGCTCATGCTCTGCTGCCTTTCGGCCAGCCCTCTCATGGACCACACATCAGGGCACTCCGTTCAGTTTCTTCAGCGCTACCAAGTCACCAGACCATTTCATTGTCGACTTTTCGGACCGAGCCCTCTCCTCGTTGGCAACCCCTTCGCCACCTGCACGGTCAACCGTCCCCCCATCAGGGACAGAAAAGAccacgccatcaccaccaccaccacccaagaatTCCATCAAGGGTAGGGCGAAGCGGCGGAAGAGCAGGGCCCTCAGTTTCTTGGATTCAGACCTGAGATTTGCGCTTTGTCTCATCTGTGTATGGGcctgtctcttcttttcgTTTTGCAGTCTCTTCTTGGTTGGATCTTgctggggatggtggggaggtcgCAAGAACAACCCCTGGTCACCCGATCGTTCATGTATCAAGCACAAATCTCTCATGAAGCAATACGAGGACCAACGCGGGCTGAGGCAGTACGGTGTACGACAGCCAGTCATACACGCAAATGGCCATGACGGACCTTCTGGGCCTCGTGGctgatgggatggagggcATGTGCCTTGAAAGCAGCGCTAGAGAAGCATACATCAGTAGTAAGATTGATAGTACGTACGAGAGCTTGACTCTACTCGGATTGCTCATCTTTCAGTGCCATGGCAATACAACTAAACCTCAAGTCTTGCCCACCAGACTCGTGTTCCAACTTGATTATCCTACCCAGACCTAACTCCAACGCCTTGGGGCTTAGGacgtcttcgtcatccccTAGCTCACCCCTGTCCAACGGACCCTCTCTGCTCCCTTCCAACTCCCAGAGCCGTCCGTTTGCTTTGACGTAACCGACGAAATGTTGGCCTAGCCCTACGGACCTGTCTCTTGGCTCGGCGGTATCGCCCATTGCCGCTACGGATTGGTGGGCCTCTTCAAATGCCTTGTTGTCGTACAATAATTCTGCACGTTCTTCTCTTGGCAACGGGGCTGCGTCCTTGCGAATCTGATCGAGGGTGCTGCCGGGAtggatgagggaggcggcggggccGTTGATAGagcagtggaggagggcgtaGGAGCCGCAGGCGTCGCCGATGGTTTGTTGGAACCATATTATgggggctgaggaggagcggttgctgttgccgtGGTAGTAGGTTTTGGGGTCGCCGAGACGGGCGTCTTCGGATTGGCGGTCGAGGGCccaggagggggtgaggggaaTGATGGCTATGAGGGCGAGGCAGGGGCGGGGGATGTGGgcgagggatgggggggaaaaGGAGTAGATGTCGTGGAAGGTgatggaaggggggaggccgagggtgtgagcgagggtggtgaagactTCGGGGTGGTTTTCTGGAAGAGGTCAGTGATGAATGTTCGGGAATAGGGAGAATATGAGGTGTGTACCGAGCATGGTGAAGTATTTCTTCTCGGTGGCCATTTTTGCTGGTTCATTCGGTTCCATTATGAAGTCTTCAATTGCACACTTATGAAACACGCTGAGGTTGCAGATTTGGTAGAAAACGAGCGATGAATTAATTGACTGCTGTTATAAGAAGTAGGGCAGGAGCGGTGTGAGCACGTCAGTCAAGACAGGAAGGAGTACGCAGGCGTCGCTGCCTGGGAAGCTCTGAAGCTCGCCCACCTATCAGTCCACCCGGCCAGCTCTCCCCCGCAGCTTCATTGCAATTTCCCTTCTC is drawn from Podospora pseudocomata strain CBS 415.72m chromosome 1 map unlocalized CBS415.72m_1, whole genome shotgun sequence and contains these coding sequences:
- a CDS encoding uncharacterized protein (EggNog:ENOG503PWPU), with the protein product MKATLPLLVLAGTAIAVPVPEEQAQQAQKMQQAQQLAQIQAALEAQLIDGIPILGPLLSGLLGGLTGGGGGAGLPILGPLLGGLPILGPLLQGLPLVGGLLGGLGGGGGGAGGLLGGLPIVGGLPIVGGLVGGGGGGAALPLTLPLSSTPAPAGASFPTVEATPQDAAAAIQKRSAAYAQSVANYYAALNSQINREALTQLLTDFQDNLEKIKHAMAEAADKTPEEKAEAVRAPLEQLDADLKVGVSRLVLPGVSGLNGLPLVGQATTGVLGGGPGGPIGIVSGILKLVTDLLTSLLSSGPVGGGGLGGFIGGGGLLNEVIGGTGIGGTVGGLIFNSPISGLLQSILGTVGSVLPGLNSIIPAQF
- a CDS encoding uncharacterized protein (COG:O; EggNog:ENOG503NYNB; MEROPS:MER0000836) — protein: MEPNEPAKMATEKKYFTMLENHPEVFTTLAHTLGLPPSITFHDIYSFSPPSLAHIPRPCLALIAIIPLTPSWALDRQSEDARLGDPKTYYHGNSNRSSSAPIIWFQQTIGDACGSYALLHCSINGPAASLIHPGSTLDQIRKDAAPLPREERAELLYDNKAFEEAHQSVAAMGDTAEPRDRSVGLGQHFVGYVKANGRLWELEGSREGPLDRGELGDDEDVLSPKALELGLGRIIKLEHESGGQDLRFSCIAMALKDEQSE